From the genome of Salmonella enterica subsp. houtenae serovar Houten:
TGTCGAAGTATTGAAAGGCAATGAGCATAAGGTGGCGGATGTCGGCAAATACAATGCCGGACAGAAGATGATGTTCTGGTCAATTATGAGCATGATTTTTGTGCTGCTGGTGACTGGCGTGATTATCTGGCGTCCGTATTTCGCGCAGTATTTTCCGATGCAGGTGGTGCGTTATAGCCTGTTAATTCATGCGGCGGCGGGCATTATTTTAATGCACGCGATCCTCATCCATATGTATATGGCATTTTGGGTAAAAGGCTCGATTAACGGCATGATCGAAGGGAAGGTCAGCCGTCGTTGGGCGAAGAAACATCATCCACGCTGGTATCGTGAAAT
Proteins encoded in this window:
- the fdnI gene encoding Formate dehydrogenase N gamma subunit, yielding MSKSKMIVRTKFVDRACHWTVVICFFLVALSGISFFFPTLQWLTQTFGTPQMGRILHPFFGIAIFIALMFMFVRFVHHNIPDKKDIPWLKNIVEVLKGNEHKVADVGKYNAGQKMMFWSIMSMIFVLLVTGVIIWRPYFAQYFPMQVVRYSLLIHAAAGIILMHAILIHMYMAFWVKGSINGMIEGKVSRRWAKKHHPRWYREIEKAEAKKESEEGIQ